One window of Dysidea avara chromosome 11, odDysAvar1.4, whole genome shotgun sequence genomic DNA carries:
- the LOC136239150 gene encoding interaptin-like codes for MNMEDHQNLEVQSSFSLHGLAIQKHFTLVQDLETLKHNYTNLQSELSKLESKNKTLTQGHEILKQKYTEEKQVSNQLAKELDVLRDSNLKEVQEFTEQLQTLRQNYTEQCELLNKWEHVNKTMTHQIEDLKLIYFEEKRNNEQLTKELNTLKQLFSETVEKNAQVIKEQNETNVEQSQQLQILQRNCTEQSERLRKKEYIATIYQNQLNMLKMINKQIKNMDQCYAFLETYCTLKQKGTSRTDLETIKMERFSGYLDCKNGISADYYHRIQDSFLKHISLILKFRAAQVDLTIQGDYEEMEAQQQTTKYAPAETCHFICELEEKEDENKYFAYAWNLFKKFFT; via the exons ATGAATATGGAGGACCATCAAAATTTAGAA GTGCAGTCGTCCTTTTCGTTGCATGGTTTAGCTATACAAAAACATTTTACGCTCGTCCAAGATCTGGAAACTTTAAAGCACAATTATACAAACCTCCAAAGTGAATTAAGCAAATTGGAGAGCAAAAATAAGACACTGACACAAGGACATGAGATCTTAAAGCAGAAATACACTGAAGAAAAACAAGTCAGTAACCAGCTTGCCAAAGAACTTGATGTTTTGAGGGATAGTAATTTAAAAGAAGTACAGGAATTCACTGAACAACTACAAACCTTGCGCCAAAATTATACAGAACAATGTGAACTATTGAACAAATGGGAGCACGTAAACAAAACAATGACCCACCAAATTGAAGATTTAAAGCTGATTTACTTTGAAGAAAAACGAAACAATGAACAACTTACTAAAGAGCTAAATACATTAAAACAACTTTTCTCAGAAACAGTCGAAAAAAATGCACAAGTGATCAAAGAACAAAATGAAACAAATGTGGAACAGTCCCAGCAATTGCAAATCTTACAACGTAATTGTACAGAGCAAAGTGAACGGCTTCGTAAAAAGGAGTACATTGCTACAATATATCAAAATCAGTTGAATATGTTAAAGATGATTAACAAGCAAATTAAAAATATGGACCAGTGTTATGCTTTTTTAGAAACATACTGCACCTTGAAACAAAAGGGGACATCCCGTACTGATTTGGAAACTATAAAGATGGAAAGGTTTTCAGGTTATTTGGATTGCAAAAATGGTATTTCAGCTGATTACTATCATAGAATACAGGATTCGTTCCTAAAGCACATCAGTTTAATCTTGAAATTCAGAGCAGCTCAAGTGGATTTGACAATCCAAGGTGATTACGAAGAAATGGAGGCCCAACAACAGACGACTAAGTATGCACCAGCTGAGACCTGTCACTTTATATGTGAATTGGAAGAAAAAGAAGATGAAAATAAATATTTTGCATATGCATGGAACTTATTTAAGAAATTTTTTACCTGA